The Hyphomicrobium sp. MC1 genome window below encodes:
- a CDS encoding ABC transporter permease, with protein sequence MAALEQREIRLQQDQRILKPGVGWARSLSTPLWGLVLPVVLGVGWELAVLAGLVEGRLVPPPSKIFETLWELGRSGELWTHIVATSLRVFVGFGAGALAGTLFGAAVGYSVVLRRIADPTLQALRAIPSIAWVPLFILWFGIFESSKIILIAVGVFFPVYLGVLGAIASVDRKIVEVGRIFRLSPLALTRRVLLPSILPAYVVALRGGLGLGWMFVVAAEFMGASEGLGYLLVDGQQLGKPQQIVAATLVFAVLGKISDWLLLAGTAPFLRWQDTLANNGS encoded by the coding sequence ATGGCAGCTCTTGAGCAGCGCGAGATTCGGCTCCAGCAGGATCAGCGCATTTTGAAGCCGGGCGTCGGGTGGGCGCGAAGCCTATCCACGCCGCTCTGGGGGTTAGTGCTCCCCGTCGTTCTCGGCGTCGGATGGGAGTTGGCCGTGCTAGCCGGTCTCGTCGAAGGCCGCTTGGTGCCGCCACCTTCCAAAATATTCGAGACACTCTGGGAACTGGGCCGCAGTGGAGAGTTGTGGACTCATATAGTGGCGACCAGCTTGCGCGTTTTCGTCGGTTTCGGCGCCGGCGCGCTTGCGGGTACACTGTTCGGCGCGGCGGTTGGCTATTCGGTTGTCCTACGTCGGATCGCCGACCCGACCTTGCAAGCGCTTAGGGCGATCCCGTCGATTGCATGGGTCCCGCTTTTCATTTTGTGGTTCGGAATTTTTGAGAGTTCTAAGATCATTTTGATCGCGGTCGGCGTGTTCTTCCCCGTCTATCTCGGCGTACTTGGCGCTATCGCCTCCGTTGATCGCAAGATTGTGGAAGTTGGGCGGATTTTTCGTTTATCCCCGCTTGCCCTCACCCGCCGCGTGCTTCTTCCTTCGATTTTGCCTGCTTATGTCGTCGCGCTTCGCGGCGGCCTGGGACTAGGCTGGATGTTCGTCGTGGCAGCGGAATTTATGGGCGCGTCGGAAGGCCTGGGTTATCTCCTGGTCGACGGCCAGCAACTTGGAAAGCCGCAGCAGATTGTGGCGGCGACATTGGTCTTTGCGGTGCTAGGAAAAATATCCGACTGGTTGTTGTTGGCCGGGACGGCTCCTTTCTTGCGCTGGCAGGACACGCTTGCCAACAACGGCAGCTGA
- a CDS encoding SUMF1/EgtB/PvdO family nonheme iron enzyme has translation MVGIQQHESTARLIRTGAAYAEYRFADRAEIAPQSDLRSGRRRTETSPITEDIFRDYDWSPLMRVVPAGRFVMGSPEEESFRGVNEGPRHEVVFEKPFAIGVFPVTCREFAQFAQTIGEWIPGAFEWNGYGMEHLESARWDCPGFPQGDTHPVTCVNFEDASRYVEWLTALTGRRYRLPSEAEWEYVARAGTTTAYWWGSDISNSFARYDHDVAARDSAFDQVRNGTDSVSSSTANPWGVCDQLGNVWEWCADSWHPNYVGAPSNGSAWTAEHSDRRILRGGSWSGDADVLRCAQRRWANEHNRMTNVGLRVALSL, from the coding sequence ATGGTCGGCATTCAACAACACGAGTCCACTGCCAGACTTATTCGTACTGGAGCGGCGTATGCCGAATATCGGTTTGCCGATCGCGCCGAGATAGCGCCTCAATCGGATCTTCGGAGCGGGAGGAGACGCACAGAAACCTCCCCGATAACCGAGGACATATTTCGCGATTACGATTGGTCGCCGCTGATGCGCGTCGTTCCCGCTGGTCGATTCGTCATGGGCTCTCCAGAGGAGGAGTCGTTCCGAGGAGTGAACGAAGGCCCGAGGCATGAAGTCGTTTTCGAGAAGCCCTTTGCAATCGGGGTTTTTCCGGTGACATGCAGGGAATTCGCGCAGTTCGCGCAAACTATCGGCGAATGGATACCCGGAGCGTTTGAGTGGAACGGCTATGGAATGGAGCATCTTGAATCCGCGAGGTGGGATTGTCCCGGATTTCCTCAAGGTGACACGCATCCCGTCACGTGCGTGAACTTTGAAGATGCATCTCGCTACGTTGAATGGTTGACCGCGTTGACGGGTCGCCGTTATCGCCTGCCAAGTGAAGCGGAGTGGGAGTACGTTGCTCGGGCTGGCACCACGACCGCTTATTGGTGGGGCTCGGATATTTCGAACAGCTTTGCCCGCTATGACCACGACGTCGCGGCACGCGATAGTGCATTTGACCAAGTCCGAAACGGAACAGATTCCGTTTCCAGCTCAACCGCAAACCCTTGGGGTGTTTGCGACCAACTCGGTAACGTGTGGGAGTGGTGCGCGGACAGCTGGCATCCCAATTATGTGGGAGCTCCGTCAAACGGATCGGCTTGGACCGCAGAGCATTCCGATCGACGGATTTTGCGAGGCGGCTCGTGGAGCGGCGACGCCGACGTCTTGCGTTGTGCCCAGCGGCGCTGGGCGAATGAGCACAATCGTATGACGAACGTCGGTCTCCGAGTGGCGCTCAGCCTTTGA
- a CDS encoding aliphatic sulfonate ABC transporter substrate-binding protein has translation MTFLRRAKAWTAFGFFLILATAAHAADKVSEIKIDWATYNPVSLAIKDNGILEKEFEKDGITVRWVQSLGSNKALEFLNASSLDFGSTAGAAALIGRINGNPIKSIYVYSRPEWTALVTRPDTGINTVADLKGKRVAVTRGTDPHIFLIRALQGAGLTEKDVTVVVLQHGDGKAALIRGDVDAWAGLDPLMASAEIENGAKLFYRNRAANTWGILNVREAFAKEHPDLVKRVLAAYEKAREWSLAHPAELQKLLVTATKLPDAVIAQQLGERTDLTFSKIGPPQKETIVAAGLALQKAGVIKPDVDVVAATDALIDSKYSTASN, from the coding sequence ATGACGTTTCTGCGCCGCGCGAAAGCATGGACAGCTTTCGGATTTTTCTTGATCTTGGCTACAGCTGCTCACGCCGCCGACAAAGTGTCGGAAATCAAAATTGACTGGGCGACCTATAATCCCGTTTCCCTGGCGATCAAAGACAATGGAATACTTGAAAAAGAATTCGAAAAGGATGGCATCACCGTACGATGGGTCCAATCACTTGGGTCCAACAAAGCACTCGAGTTCCTGAACGCGAGTTCGCTTGATTTTGGCTCTACCGCAGGGGCGGCAGCGCTCATCGGTCGGATCAATGGTAATCCGATCAAGTCCATCTACGTTTATTCGAGGCCCGAATGGACCGCGCTCGTCACGCGGCCGGACACAGGCATTAACACGGTCGCCGATCTCAAAGGTAAGCGCGTTGCGGTAACGCGAGGCACCGATCCTCACATCTTTCTCATCCGAGCTCTGCAAGGGGCGGGCCTAACCGAAAAAGACGTAACCGTCGTAGTGCTTCAACACGGAGACGGCAAAGCAGCGCTTATTCGCGGTGACGTCGATGCTTGGGCAGGGCTTGACCCGTTGATGGCATCCGCAGAGATCGAAAATGGCGCGAAGCTCTTCTATCGGAATCGCGCTGCGAATACGTGGGGTATTCTCAACGTCCGCGAAGCCTTCGCCAAGGAGCATCCAGATCTCGTGAAACGCGTCCTTGCGGCCTACGAGAAGGCTCGTGAGTGGTCGCTAGCCCACCCAGCGGAATTGCAGAAGCTGCTCGTAACTGCGACGAAGCTTCCCGATGCGGTCATCGCCCAGCAACTCGGTGAGCGGACGGACCTTACCTTCTCGAAAATCGGACCGCCCCAAAAGGAGACGATAGTCGCTGCGGGTCTTGCGCTGCAGAAGGCGGGCGTGATTAAGCCGGATGTCGACGTGGTTGCTGCCACAGATGCGTTGATCGACTCGAAGTATTCGACCGCTTCCAATTGA